GTGATAACAATAAATTTTTAAGATTTGAGCTTGCCATTAGTTAGCCCCCGCTTTTAATTTCGCTAAATACGGACCAAAACCTTTCTGACCTAACCAGAATTTAAAGGTATTGTTTACCCCGTTACTGGTTAATGTGGAACCGGAAATAGCATCAATTCCGTGTTCTTTGTCAGCAGATGCGGCTTTTCCTACGTGTAATGCCGGCTGATCTTGTTCGTTGAATAATTTTTTATTAACGAACTGTGCTTGCCAACGAGGGTTTTCAATTTCGCCCCCTAATCCCGGCGTTTCACCGTGTTCATAGTAAGTAATACCGTTAACGGTGTTACCATCTGGTTGAACGGATAAGAAACCGTACATGGTTGACCATAAACCGCGTCCGTAAATAGGAAGCACGATTTGTGAAGTTTGCGCGTTCGCATCTTTCACCAAATAAACTTCCACCAAATTTTCACGATTACGGATACCGGCTGTATCTTCTTCTGGTGTAAGTGCGGTACTTGTTTGCGGATTTTTCGCTGCGGCTTTCGCATCAAAATTTACCGGACAATCCACATAATCACCGGAATTTAAATCCACACAACGAGATTCAATATTTTTAGCAAAAATATCTTTTACTTCGCTGTTTTTAGTATTTGCTTGTAGCAAACCCGCCACACTTAAAATATTTTTTTGTTTATCAAGTTGTTTTTGTTCTTCTTGAGGGGTTTTAAGTAAAACCGCTGAACCCGCTACAATAACAGAACAAGCCAAACTCAACAGCACAACAATCGAAATTGTTCCGCCTACAC
This portion of the [Pasteurella] aerogenes genome encodes:
- the nqrC gene encoding Na(+)-translocating NADH-quinone reductase subunit C, whose amino-acid sequence is MAKFNKDSVGGTISIVVLLSLACSVIVAGSAVLLKTPQEEQKQLDKQKNILSVAGLLQANTKNSEVKDIFAKNIESRCVDLNSGDYVDCPVNFDAKAAAKNPQTSTALTPEEDTAGIRNRENLVEVYLVKDANAQTSQIVLPIYGRGLWSTMYGFLSVQPDGNTVNGITYYEHGETPGLGGEIENPRWQAQFVNKKLFNEQDQPALHVGKAASADKEHGIDAISGSTLTSNGVNNTFKFWLGQKGFGPYLAKLKAGAN